From Epinephelus lanceolatus isolate andai-2023 chromosome 5, ASM4190304v1, whole genome shotgun sequence, the proteins below share one genomic window:
- the LOC117262531 gene encoding protein-glutamine gamma-glutamyltransferase 2 — protein MANHNGLITDVDLRSNENNLAHRTQEIDRKRLIVRRGQPFSITVQCSKSLPPRHHLEVVLHLGKRDEVVINAQRERGAGDKWWFDQQEAQNKMLLTLHSPADAIIGHYRLAVSVMSPDGRTLQKTGKSDFHLLFNPWCKDDVVYLPDESLLREYIMNEDGVIFMGTWDYISSIHWNYGQFEDYVMDICFEVLDNSNDALRNSKKDMEHRFDPVYISRIITAMINSAGDRGVLKGRWHEPYSDGVAPYKWTGSVPILQKWSKAGAVKYGQCWVFAAVACTVLRCLGIPTRLITNFSSAHDVDGNLSIDILLNERLESINGRDREDSNWNFHCWVESWMRRVDLPKGNDGWQVLDPTPQELSDGEFCCGPCPVTAVKEGNLGVKYDAPFVFAEVNADIIHWVIQRDGQRKKLKVDQAGVGRNISTKSVYGDQREDVTLHYKYPEGSKKEREVYEKAGRRVTEPAGLSAEPGHLKLSIKHPKPVFGTDFDVIFEVKNEGDRDAHAQLTMLAMAVTYNSLRRGECQRQTISVTVPAHGVHKEVLHLRYDDYIKCVSGNSLIRVKAFLEAPGESEPLLSVANIPLSMPEVVIQVPGKAVLWKPVTAYISFTNPLSVPLKGGVFTVEGAGLLLATEIPLKRDILPGHKASLELSFSPMRAGVRKLLVDFDSDKLKDVKGVATVVVL, from the exons ATGGCCAACCACAACG GTTTGATCACTGATGTGGATCTGAGAAGTAATGAAAACAACTTGGCTCACCGCACCCAGGAGATTGACAGGAAGCGCCTGATTGTGCGCAGGGGTCAGCCCTTCTCCATCACTGTGCAGTGCTCTAAGTCTCTGCCCCCCAGACACCACCTGGAAGTGGTCCTGCACCTGG GTAAGAGAGATGAGGTGGTGATCAATGCTCAGAGGGAGCGTGGGGCCGGAGACAAATGGTGGTTTGACCAGCAGGAAGCGCAGAATAAAATGCTGCTGACTTTGCACAGTCCAGCGGATGCTATCATTGGCCACTACCGCTTGGCTGTGTCGGTAATGTCACCCGATGGACGCACTTTACAGAAGACCGGCAAAAGTGACTTCCACCTGCTCTTTAACCCGTGGTGCAAAG aTGATGTGGTGTACCTCCCTGACGAGAGTCTGCTCCGGGAGTATATAATGAATGAAGATGGAGTCATTTTCATGGGCACCTGGGATTACATCAGTAGTATCCACTGGAATTATGGACAG TTTGAGGACTATGTGATGGACATCTGTTTTGAAGTCCTGGACAACTCCAATGATGCCCTGAGAAACTCAAAAAAGGACATGGAGCACAGATTTGACCCCGTCTATATCAGCAGGATAATCACTGCGATG ATTAACTCTGCAGGGGACAGGGGTGTATTGAAAGGTCGCTGGCATGAGCCGTATTCTGACGGAGTGGCACCATACAAATGGACCGGCAGCGTGCCAATCCTCCAAAAGTGGAGCAAGGCCGGGGCAGTGAAATATGGCCAGTGCTGGGTGTTTGCTGCCGTCGCCTGCACAG TGCTGCGCTGTCTGGGAATCCCAACACGCCTCATCACCAACTTCTCTTCAGCCCATGATGTCGATGGAAACCTCTCTATAGACATCCTGCTGAATGAAAGACTGGAGAGCATTAACggaagagacagagaagacAGTAACTG GAACTTCCATTGTTGGGTTGAGTCCTGGATGAGGAGAGTTGATCTCCCCAAAGGAAATGACGGCTGGCAGGTTTTGGACCCCACCCCGCAAGAACTGAGTGATG GTGAGTTTTGCTGTGGTCCATGTCCAGTGACAGCTGTCAAGGAAGGAAATCTGGGAGTAAAGTATGACGCTCCGTTTGTATTCGCTGAGGTGAACGCTGACATCATCCACTGGGTCATCCAGCGAGATGGCCAACGGAAGAAG cTCAAAGTGGATCAGGCGGGTGTGGGAAGGAACATCAGCACCAAGAGTGTTTACGGGGACCAAAGAGAAGACGTCACTCTGCACTACAAATATCCTGAAG GCTccaagaaggagagagaggtgtACGAAAAGGCAGGACGCCGGGTCACAGAGCCGGCAGGTCTAAGCGCAGAGCCAGGACATCTGAAGCTGTCAATCAAGCATCCTAAGCCTGTATTTGGGACAGACTTTGATGTGATTTTTGAG GTTAAGAATGAAGGAGACAGAGATGCTCACGCTCAGCTGACCATGCTGGCCATGGCTGTAACTTACAATTCTCTCCGCAGGGGGGAGTGCCAGAGGCAAACAATCAGTGTGACTGTACCTGCCCACGGTG tcCACAAGGAAGTGCTGCATCTGCGCTATGACGACTACATCAAGTGTGTCTCCGGGAATAGTCTGATCAGGGTAAAAGCCTTCTTAGAGGCTCCAGGGGAGAGCGAACCCCTCTTGTCCGTGGCCAACATCCCACTGAGCATGCCTGAAGTCGTCATACAG gTGCCTGGAAAGGCTGTTTTATGGAAACCAGTGACAGCCTACATCTCTTTCACCAATCCTCTGTCAGTTCCTCTGAAGGGTGgtgtgttcactgtggaggGGGCCGGCCTCCTGTTGGCCACTGAGATCCCTCTTAA acGTGATATATTGCCTGGCCATAAGGCGTCTCTCGAGCTGTCATTCTCACCCATGCGGGCTGGGGTGAGGAAGCTCCTGGTGGACTTCGACTCTGACAAACTTAAGGATGTGAAAGGAGTTGCCACTGTGGTTGTCCTGTAA